In a genomic window of Venatoribacter cucullus:
- a CDS encoding peptidoglycan DD-metalloendopeptidase family protein — translation MKHLAVVTLVTLITFLSGCLSGREFISVERKFSNEKSATGFHQVERGETLYSIAWRYGIDYRELASANSIYSPYTIYPGQKIDVSGRSRAVAVSKPAPASKPDSPAAVARTTLPAPPAATYTPPAEPQSSAELSWQWPANGRLTGRFSTKTPVNKGIDIGGALGESVLAAAAGTVVYAGQGLRGYGNLVIIKHNDTYLSAYAHASRILVSEQEVVKAGQKIAEIGSTGTDKVMLHFEIRQNGKPVDPLRYLPGKSGQSG, via the coding sequence ATGAAGCACCTTGCAGTTGTCACATTAGTCACATTAATTACATTTTTGTCAGGCTGCTTGTCGGGACGAGAATTCATCTCAGTTGAAAGAAAGTTCAGCAATGAGAAATCGGCGACGGGTTTCCATCAGGTGGAGCGTGGGGAAACCCTTTACTCGATTGCCTGGCGCTATGGAATCGACTATCGGGAGTTGGCGAGCGCTAACTCTATTTATAGCCCCTATACCATTTATCCGGGTCAGAAAATTGACGTGTCAGGTCGCTCCCGTGCCGTTGCTGTCAGCAAGCCTGCTCCGGCCAGTAAACCCGACAGCCCTGCTGCCGTCGCCCGGACCACGCTGCCAGCGCCGCCGGCCGCCACTTATACGCCCCCGGCGGAACCTCAGAGCAGTGCCGAATTAAGCTGGCAATGGCCGGCAAACGGGCGTTTGACTGGTCGTTTTTCAACCAAAACACCGGTCAATAAGGGGATTGATATAGGGGGGGCTTTGGGAGAATCTGTTTTGGCAGCGGCGGCCGGAACCGTGGTGTATGCCGGTCAGGGGCTGCGTGGTTACGGCAATCTGGTGATCATAAAACACAACGATACCTACCTGAGCGCCTATGCCCATGCCAGCCGTATTCTGGTCAGCGAGCAGGAAGTTGTTAAAGCGGGCCAGAAGATTGCCGAAATAGGTTCTACCGGTACCGATAAAGTGATGCTGCACTTTGAAATCCGGCAGAACGGTAAACCGGTTGATCCGCTCCGGTATTTGCCCGGCAAGTCCGGACAGAGCGGATAA
- a CDS encoding DUF368 domain-containing protein, translated as MQYLWLFLKGLAMGAADVVPGVSGGTIAFITGIYTELLDSIKSVNLNAVRTLFRQGPRAFWQAINGTFLLTLGSGILLAIVTLARGIHYLLVNHPVLVWAFFFGLIIAACWHMGREIQRWSAAVLLFLAAGAVTAALISSATPTELPLNPVTLILAGSIAICAMILPGISGSFMLLLMGMYAPVISAVKGLEFSVLGLFAAGALLGLLSFTRLLSWLLHHYYQAMLALLTGFMVGSLVKVWPWKETLTTRIDSRGDLVPLVQVNILPHWSAETLQALVLMLAGAGLVLALEWLAKRFAR; from the coding sequence ATGCAATACCTCTGGTTATTTCTGAAAGGTCTGGCGATGGGCGCTGCCGACGTAGTGCCCGGTGTTTCCGGCGGCACCATCGCGTTTATTACCGGCATTTATACCGAACTGCTGGATTCTATTAAAAGCGTTAACCTGAACGCCGTACGTACTCTGTTCCGGCAGGGGCCGCGGGCCTTCTGGCAGGCGATTAACGGCACCTTTTTATTAACCCTCGGCAGCGGCATTTTGCTGGCCATTGTGACGTTGGCGCGTGGTATCCATTACCTGCTGGTCAATCACCCGGTGCTGGTGTGGGCGTTCTTTTTTGGCCTTATTATTGCTGCCTGCTGGCATATGGGGCGCGAAATTCAGCGCTGGTCGGCCGCTGTTCTGCTGTTTCTGGCTGCGGGTGCCGTTACGGCAGCCCTGATCAGTTCGGCCACACCAACGGAACTGCCTCTGAACCCGGTGACTCTGATTCTGGCCGGCAGCATCGCTATCTGTGCCATGATTCTGCCGGGTATTTCCGGCAGCTTTATGCTGCTGCTAATGGGCATGTACGCCCCGGTTATCAGCGCCGTAAAAGGGCTGGAGTTCAGCGTGCTGGGCTTATTTGCGGCCGGTGCGCTGCTGGGCCTGCTCAGTTTTACCCGTCTGCTCAGCTGGTTGCTGCACCACTACTATCAGGCCATGCTGGCATTGCTGACCGGCTTTATGGTGGGGTCGCTGGTTAAGGTGTGGCCATGGAAAGAGACCCTGACGACCCGCATCGACAGTCGCGGTGATCTGGTGCCGCTGGTGCAGGTCAATATTCTGCCGCACTGGAGTGCGGAAACGCTGCAGGCGTTGGTGCTGATGCTGGCGGGGGCTGGTCTGGTACTGGCGCTGGAGTGGCTGGCAAAACGATTTGCACGCTGA
- a CDS encoding protein-L-isoaspartate(D-aspartate) O-methyltransferase: protein MTSQRTRNRLVQRLRDSGIRSQAVLDVIAQTPRHLFVDEALAHRAYEDTALPIGHGQTISQPLTVARMTEVLLEAGPLARVLEIGTGSGYQTAVLSPLVGTLYSVERIEPLHLKARQRLQQLNYRNVRLKLSDGTWGWPEYGLYDGILAAAAPDAVPDSLLQQLADGGRLIMPVGSQEQKLVLITRQGDNFSRKTLESVRFVPFLPGVQR, encoded by the coding sequence ATGACCTCGCAGCGCACCCGCAACCGGCTGGTGCAACGCCTGCGTGACAGCGGTATCCGCAGTCAGGCGGTGCTGGATGTAATCGCCCAGACCCCGCGCCACCTGTTTGTCGATGAAGCACTGGCACACCGGGCCTATGAAGATACCGCCCTGCCGATCGGCCATGGCCAGACCATCAGCCAGCCCTTAACGGTGGCGCGCATGACGGAAGTGCTGCTGGAAGCTGGCCCGTTAGCGCGGGTGCTGGAAATCGGCACCGGCTCGGGTTATCAGACCGCGGTGTTAAGCCCGCTGGTGGGTACGCTGTACAGTGTGGAGCGGATTGAGCCGCTGCATCTGAAAGCACGCCAGCGCCTGCAACAGCTGAATTACCGTAATGTGCGGCTGAAACTCTCCGATGGCACCTGGGGCTGGCCCGAATATGGCCTCTATGACGGTATTCTGGCTGCCGCGGCACCCGATGCGGTACCGGATTCACTGCTACAACAACTGGCCGATGGCGGCCGTTTAATTATGCCGGTGGGCAGCCAGGAGCAAAAACTGGTACTCATAACCCGCCAGGGCGACAACTTCAGCCGTAAAACCCTGGAAAGCGTACGGTTTGTGCCCTTTCTGCCCGGTGTGCAGCGCTGA
- the surE gene encoding 5'/3'-nucleotidase SurE → MNLMLSNDDGVHAPGLRTLAQALTQAGHRVMVVAPDRDRSGASNSLTLDRPLHPLSMDNGFISINGTPTDCVHLGINTFFKDQCERVIAGINSGANLGDDVLYSGTVAAATEGRFLDKTPIAVSLCGRRHFDTAAQVLLDILPQLNCLQLPPNSVININVPDRPYADLTGIEVTRLGHRQRSDNPVQTINPRGKECYWISAAGEVADAGPGTDFHAIEQGRVSITPIQMDMTRHSALPMLQEVFPDTAL, encoded by the coding sequence ATGAATCTGATGCTGTCGAATGATGATGGTGTACACGCACCCGGGTTGCGCACTTTAGCGCAGGCGTTAACTCAGGCCGGCCACCGCGTCATGGTGGTGGCCCCCGACCGTGACCGCAGCGGCGCCAGTAATTCCTTAACGCTGGACCGGCCATTGCATCCGCTGTCTATGGACAATGGCTTTATCAGCATTAACGGTACGCCCACCGACTGTGTGCATCTGGGAATTAATACCTTCTTTAAAGATCAGTGCGAACGGGTCATTGCCGGCATCAATTCGGGCGCCAATCTGGGCGACGATGTGCTGTATTCCGGCACCGTCGCGGCCGCCACCGAAGGCCGGTTTCTGGATAAAACCCCCATTGCGGTCTCGCTCTGCGGCCGCCGCCATTTTGATACCGCGGCTCAGGTGTTGCTGGACATCCTGCCGCAACTGAACTGTCTGCAGCTGCCGCCAAACTCCGTGATTAATATCAATGTTCCTGATCGTCCTTATGCGGATCTGACCGGCATTGAAGTGACCCGTCTTGGTCATCGCCAGCGTTCCGATAATCCGGTCCAGACGATTAATCCGCGCGGCAAAGAATGCTACTGGATTTCTGCCGCCGGCGAGGTGGCCGACGCTGGCCCCGGCACGGATTTTCACGCCATCGAGCAGGGTCGGGTTTCCATTACTCCGATTCAGATGGATATGACCCGTCACAGCGCCTTGCCGATGCTGCAGGAAGTCTTTCCGGACACCGCCCTGTGA
- the truD gene encoding tRNA pseudouridine(13) synthase TruD, with protein sequence MNSETSINPAPISNPSAGSALPDWPQAYPATGAHALLKQHNEDFRVEEIPQALPCGEGEHVWLHIEKNGANTAWIAKKLAALAGVKEMDVGYAGLKDRHAITRQWFSIYLPRVQEPDFSVLNDAEMTVLSQSRHSKKLRRGDLLGNRFTLLLRRFEGDKAAVEANLAQIKTLGVPNYFGEQRFGHDGGNIEAGRAMLAGEIRVRNPGKKSIYLSAVRSLLFNNVLAERIRQGLWGQTLAGEVRDEQGLPTGPLWGRGRLSSTDEVLALETAVAGQLPLLCDGLEHAGLKQERRALSAVPEQLRWQWQQGQDNPESVDLMLTFSLPAGYYATSVLREITKTEEPERLGTHESDAVE encoded by the coding sequence ATGAACTCCGAAACCAGCATCAACCCGGCACCCATTTCCAATCCGTCAGCCGGCAGCGCCTTGCCTGACTGGCCGCAGGCCTATCCGGCCACCGGCGCCCACGCCCTGCTGAAGCAGCACAACGAGGATTTCCGGGTCGAAGAAATCCCGCAGGCTCTGCCCTGCGGTGAGGGCGAGCACGTCTGGCTGCATATTGAAAAGAACGGCGCCAATACCGCCTGGATTGCCAAGAAGCTGGCCGCGCTGGCCGGAGTAAAGGAAATGGATGTCGGCTACGCCGGTCTGAAAGACCGCCATGCCATTACCCGGCAGTGGTTCAGCATTTATCTGCCGCGGGTGCAGGAGCCGGATTTCAGTGTGCTGAACGACGCTGAAATGACCGTGCTCAGCCAGAGCCGGCACAGCAAAAAACTGCGCCGCGGCGACCTGCTGGGCAACCGTTTTACCCTGTTGTTGCGTCGGTTTGAGGGCGATAAAGCGGCGGTGGAAGCCAATCTGGCACAGATTAAAACCCTCGGCGTACCGAACTATTTTGGTGAGCAGCGTTTCGGCCATGACGGCGGCAATATCGAAGCCGGCCGCGCCATGCTGGCGGGTGAAATTCGTGTACGTAACCCGGGCAAGAAAAGCATTTATCTGTCGGCCGTGCGGTCACTGCTGTTTAACAACGTTCTGGCTGAGCGCATCCGGCAGGGGCTGTGGGGCCAAACCCTGGCCGGTGAAGTCCGTGATGAACAAGGCCTGCCGACCGGGCCGCTGTGGGGGCGTGGCCGTCTGAGCAGCACCGATGAGGTACTGGCGCTGGAAACAGCCGTCGCCGGGCAGTTGCCACTGCTGTGCGACGGGCTGGAGCACGCCGGTCTGAAACAGGAGAGGCGGGCGCTGAGTGCTGTGCCGGAGCAACTGCGCTGGCAATGGCAGCAAGGTCAGGACAACCCGGAAAGTGTCGATTTAATGCTCACCTTTTCCCTGCCTGCCGGTTATTATGCGACCTCTGTACTCCGTGAAATAACAAAAACCGAGGAGCCCGAGCGGCTTGGTACGCATGAATCTGATGCTGTCGAATGA
- the ispF gene encoding 2-C-methyl-D-erythritol 2,4-cyclodiphosphate synthase codes for MRIGHGFDVHAFGEGSFITIGGVQIPYERGLVAHSDGDVALHALADALLGAAALGDIGQHFPDTDAAYAGADSRVLLRHVVSLIHDKGYRVGNADITIIAQAPKMAPHIQTMREYIAADLQVRLDDINVKATTTEKLGFTGRKEGIAVEAVVLLLTAEHL; via the coding sequence ATGCGCATCGGTCATGGCTTTGATGTCCACGCCTTCGGCGAAGGCAGTTTTATTACCATCGGCGGCGTGCAGATCCCTTATGAGCGCGGCCTGGTCGCCCACTCCGACGGCGACGTAGCCCTGCATGCGCTGGCCGATGCCCTGCTGGGTGCGGCGGCGCTGGGTGATATCGGTCAGCACTTTCCCGATACCGATGCCGCTTATGCCGGTGCCGACAGCCGGGTATTGCTGCGCCATGTGGTTAGCCTGATTCACGACAAGGGCTACCGGGTCGGTAACGCCGATATCACCATCATTGCCCAGGCGCCGAAAATGGCCCCGCACATTCAGACCATGCGCGAGTACATCGCCGCGGATCTGCAGGTACGGCTGGACGATATTAACGTCAAAGCCACCACCACTGAAAAGCTCGGCTTTACCGGCCGCAAAGAAGGCATCGCCGTGGAAGCGGTGGTGCTGCTATTAACCGCAGAGCATTTATGA
- the ispD gene encoding 2-C-methyl-D-erythritol 4-phosphate cytidylyltransferase, protein MSSPRFWPILPAAGVGSRMQADRPKQYLPLQGRLLIDHTLQVMLSYPRFAQLVLVLSPADPYWPSSDYAGDARIIRADGGSERCHSVLNGLVALDGLAAADDWVVVHDVARPCLRHSDLDKLLGNLADPGAILASPVRDTMKRGRVDNGQVVIDHTVEREQLWHALTPQVFRFAQLRQALQTCLAQGLTVTDEASALEQLGLTPQLVEGRADNIKVTRPEDLALASLFLTQS, encoded by the coding sequence ATGAGCAGTCCGCGCTTCTGGCCTATTCTGCCGGCGGCCGGCGTCGGCAGTCGCATGCAGGCCGACCGTCCCAAGCAATATCTGCCGCTGCAGGGCCGTTTGCTGATCGACCACACCCTGCAGGTGATGCTCAGTTATCCCCGTTTTGCGCAGTTGGTGCTGGTGTTATCCCCCGCGGATCCCTATTGGCCGTCCAGCGACTATGCCGGTGATGCCCGTATTATCCGCGCCGACGGCGGCAGTGAGCGCTGTCATTCGGTACTGAACGGACTGGTGGCGCTGGACGGGCTGGCGGCCGCCGACGACTGGGTGGTGGTACACGATGTGGCGCGGCCCTGTTTGCGCCACAGCGACCTCGATAAATTACTCGGCAATCTTGCTGACCCGGGTGCCATTCTGGCCTCCCCGGTACGCGATACCATGAAACGCGGCCGGGTTGATAACGGGCAGGTGGTGATTGACCACACCGTTGAGCGCGAACAGCTCTGGCATGCCTTAACCCCACAGGTGTTCCGTTTCGCCCAGTTGCGGCAGGCGCTGCAGACCTGTCTGGCGCAGGGGCTGACGGTTACGGATGAAGCTTCGGCGCTGGAGCAGCTGGGCCTGACACCACAGCTGGTGGAAGGCCGGGCCGATAATATCAAAGTGACGCGGCCGGAAGATCTGGCGCTGGCGTCGTTGTTTTTAACTCAATCCTGA
- a CDS encoding FtsB family cell division protein gives MFTRLLQPLRSFWWLFPLLLFVLLQYRLWFGASGVVANNALERRIQQLQQDNAVQQAENDGLFTEVQDLRDGTSLLEEKAREELGLVRDGESFILFVDPPERP, from the coding sequence ATGTTCACCCGCCTGCTGCAACCCTTACGATCCTTCTGGTGGCTGTTTCCGCTGCTGCTGTTCGTGCTGCTGCAATACCGGCTGTGGTTCGGCGCCAGCGGGGTGGTGGCCAATAATGCCCTTGAGCGCCGTATCCAGCAGTTGCAACAGGATAACGCCGTGCAGCAGGCCGAAAACGACGGTTTATTTACCGAGGTGCAGGACCTGCGCGATGGCACCTCGCTGCTGGAAGAAAAAGCCCGCGAAGAACTGGGGCTGGTGCGCGACGGTGAAAGCTTTATTTTATTTGTTGATCCGCCGGAGCGCCCATGA